From the Senegalimassilia faecalis genome, one window contains:
- a CDS encoding magnesium transporter MgtE N-terminal domain-containing protein → MLYLSQMLGKPVVDSTGEKIGTVSDLAISTGEVFPRITSLAFQGPGKIPFMISWRKYVDEFDDDGITLQVEAHDIRFSYLQPDEVLLARDLMNRQIVDTQGLKVVRVNDLKLSVSGSQLRLLGAEVGVRGILRGLAPWLERAVVSVAKLFGKKIDEQIIAWNYMDLLDRDLSEVQLSVTHKRLDELHPADVADILEQLDPQQRANVFQHLDDAQATEAISEMEDEYQSDFIESLDNKQAANVLGNMDPDDAADIVRDLSYERAETLLRLMGVEDAAEIRRLLGYKDGTAGGMMTTQYVSVRDTDTVGHAIEVLRELPEDHPTVHFVYVLDEYDKLVGVCSLRTLVLTDDKTPMSQCMYDDVITATPDETEEDVSADIFKYDLPAMPVVDERGALLGIVTVDDAWDAIEDDVQGDKTKTSVLKWVGIATGSLLFLALYTLVLLQIVGFTGR, encoded by the coding sequence ATGCTCTATCTCTCTCAAATGCTGGGGAAGCCGGTTGTGGACTCAACCGGTGAGAAAATCGGCACCGTTTCCGACCTTGCCATCTCTACGGGCGAGGTTTTTCCGCGTATCACCAGCCTGGCCTTCCAGGGGCCGGGCAAAATCCCGTTCATGATCTCGTGGCGCAAGTACGTCGACGAATTCGACGACGACGGCATCACGCTGCAGGTTGAGGCGCACGACATCCGCTTCAGCTATCTGCAGCCCGACGAGGTGCTGCTTGCGCGCGACCTTATGAACCGCCAGATTGTGGACACGCAAGGCCTGAAAGTCGTGCGCGTAAACGACCTGAAGCTTTCTGTTTCCGGCTCTCAACTGCGCCTTTTAGGCGCTGAAGTGGGCGTGCGCGGCATCCTGCGCGGCCTGGCGCCGTGGCTTGAGCGCGCCGTTGTTTCCGTGGCGAAGCTGTTCGGCAAGAAAATCGACGAGCAGATCATCGCCTGGAATTACATGGACCTGCTTGACCGCGACCTGTCCGAAGTGCAGCTGTCCGTCACGCACAAGCGCCTTGACGAGTTGCACCCCGCCGACGTGGCCGACATTCTGGAGCAGCTTGACCCGCAGCAGCGCGCCAACGTGTTCCAGCACCTCGACGATGCGCAGGCCACCGAGGCCATTTCGGAGATGGAAGACGAGTACCAGTCCGACTTCATCGAAAGCTTGGACAACAAGCAGGCCGCAAACGTGCTGGGCAACATGGACCCCGACGACGCAGCCGACATTGTGCGCGACCTGTCCTACGAGCGCGCTGAAACGTTGTTGCGCCTGATGGGTGTGGAAGATGCCGCCGAGATTCGCCGCCTTCTGGGTTACAAGGACGGCACGGCCGGCGGCATGATGACCACGCAGTACGTGTCCGTAAGAGACACCGACACCGTTGGGCACGCCATCGAGGTTTTGCGCGAGCTGCCTGAAGACCACCCCACCGTGCACTTCGTCTACGTACTTGACGAATACGACAAGCTGGTGGGTGTGTGCTCGCTGCGCACGTTGGTGCTGACCGACGACAAAACGCCCATGTCGCAGTGCATGTACGACGACGTTATCACCGCAACGCCTGACGAAACCGAGGAAGACGTTTCGGCCGACATCTTCAAGTACGACCTGCCCGCCATGCCCGTGGTCGACGAGCGCGGCGCGCTTCTGGGTATCGTCACCGTCGACGACGCATGGGACGCCATCGAAGATGACGTGCAGGGCGACAAAACGAAGACGTCCGTCCTGAAATGGGTGGGCATCGCCAC